The genomic interval CTTACTGCGTCTGTCCgtccgcgataaactcgaaaaataccggacggatttttgtacggttttcaccgatAGATAGTGTTCCTGATAAGCCACTCACCCAGCAAGTCGAGCGCGTGGCCGCGGAAGCTGGGCAACAAGCTCGCGCGCAGGAACCACCACGAGTATCGCTCGCTCTGAGCCGCGCAGGCGTCGCCGCGCTCTCGACAGTATCTGCCGGAGACACACACagtatattatactatttacGGAAGGGTTGTAGAGGGGATTAGTTACATAAAGCCTAAGCACCCAAGTCGCAAAAAGACTAATGCGTGAATATATAGGCATAAAAAAATGCACGATGATTAACACCCAAAATTCGCAAATTAATAATCCTAGTACATTTATATTCCTGCAAAATTTAcgcttgtctgtatgtttatatatttctcctatattttttttattttaatatttaattttttgtctgtttatttaatactgttaaGTTTAGTGCACCCTCTTAGTCTACTTGTgtctctttccatccaaaggtttgctggaagaaattgcattagcgacAAGTCCGCGTgtgcactcattatgtttgaatatcttgttgtaacttataactcctttgtgaatggtgcaataaagagtttatctatttatctgtcaaaattatttatgtgatattacaaaaaaacatttaagaaaatataagtgTTTAAAAGCATCAAACTTACTCTGCCAGTTGTTCTGCAGCGTTGGGATCCTGGCTCAGACATGAATTCAAAATGGCGTCCACTTCCGCCGCTTTTTCTACTATTTCCGGCTCACTTACAAcctaaacatacaaatatactcAAAGTCGAGATAAATCATTggttagtataatatttttgtctaataATTCATAAAGGAAGAATGTATTAGGTTAGGATCACTTTGTTACCTGGCTAATGTAGACTAGATTCTGTGGACCTGCTTCTTGCGGAGTATTTTCAAACGTTACCAACTTGCCaccaaactaaaataatacaacaaaaatttaattatttatggcAAATGTATTGTGGTCCTAAAATATGTCCTTGAGGTACACCAATAGCAGTTTTAGAGTCTCACGTCTCACTTTAGAGTCAATCACTTTAGAATCAATCTACTCATagttaataatacaaataatagtacaaaaaatattgaaatcatACTTTTACAAGTACAACGAAGGCTTTCAACTATAAACCATTttagtgtaattttaattgatgtcACCAACATTTCGTGATTGTTGCAATCAAAGGCTTTCGAAAgatcatcaatcaatatttttgtcaaacgTGCGACAATCACTCAAATACTCACAGCCATAAGACTCGAAATCATCGAGATCAGTTTTAACATTGACGTACGTCGAGTTTCTATTCAATTTCTgcatttgatttgaaatttaatgtcGGCGGGCATCAAAATATCGGAGGACGACGGAGCAATCGCCTGGAACCTAAAGCTAATTATTGCACATAttgttttgcaataaaatgttatatagtaTGCTAGCTGCGCttaagtaccctatgtgttattttaggttatattctattcgtgtaccaaatttcataacaatccgtccaaatgattttgcgtgagagacatcgtcacaaactttcgcatatcTAATATAAGTAAGAAGCGAAGTAGCGGCGACTGACCGCGAAGCTGGCCCTGAGCGGCGCGCGCAGCCagcgcggcgcgcgcggcaGCTGCGGacgcggcgcgcgcggcgaCAGTGTCGGCATGGCCGGCAGCTGGCGCAGCGACGCCGCGCCGAACGACTCCAGGATGTTGTTGCTCTGCGCCTCCGTGCTCTGGGGGCGAGACGCGGCTTTATTCCGCTGATAGATTGCGAATTCTGACGTCAATacatgtatgaaataaattcgaAACAACCACAATAATTGTTACAGAAATAATTCTATAACAGATTTAATGTGTTACACTTaagaaggttttttttttatttctgattGATTAGCTaagaaaaactattatataatatttgactcACGTAGAAAgcttaaataaaaacgtattaCTAAATCTAAAACCACTCAAGTTTTTTGAACAAAGAGTAACCATATAATATAGTCTGATAGCACAACAACACGCACCATGCTGGGTGTAGATCCCCCCAGCAGGGAGTGGAGCCCCAGCTGCTGGTCGAAGGAGCTGGCGGCCAGTATGGTGGGCTCCCGGGGACACCAGCTCACGTCCAGGATCCATTGTGGTTGTTGGACCACTTCCAGGAGGAGCTCTCCGCCCTGGGATCAGAAACAAAGCATTTATAAAGcaagaaatttatttgaaacagaaataaagtctgctaaaaataaatcttgtcTAAACTCAAGCGAACAAAAATGTTGTTGCACCAaaaattgtcataaaaattacTGAAATCTGATCGTTAATTATGGAAGTCATGAAAGACAATTTTACGACATACAAGCAGTTACTCGCGGCTTCGCGCAATGCTAAAGTTTCTAGTAatttttcatgcaaaattttaCCCCCCATACAACACTTAGGgggtttgatttttttaatactataaaaaattcaTCTAAATTGATCCACCGTGAAAACGTGACAGCAAAATTACCGCATtcctaatattagtatggataactGCAATACATGAATGAGTGAGTCTTCATCTCGTGTGTCTTTATGAGTGAATCTTCCGATATGTTACTCACCGGTCTCGTGTCGTTAGGATTCCAGCACAGGACCCTGCCGTCCTTGCCCGCGGACAGCAGCAGGTCGCTGTCCTGCTTACACCACGCCACCGCCATCACGCCCTTGTTGTGGCCCTCCAGCGTCACCAGGGGCGACGCTGCTAACCTGGTACCAGAGTATATTGACGATGTGTCACATtccgaaaataaaaacatagcacattattcaaaataaagacTAACCTCAGGTCCCACACTTGTATGACGGGCACCAGGTCATCCTCAGACGCGATGCAGAGCTGTGTGGCCACGGACGGGTGCCACGCCAGCGACCTCCACCGCGTGCGCGACTGGGAGTCACTGCGAACAAACACATTATCATCTttacactagcgccaccttcacatttaaaaaatttattttatgtattagcgaaaaaataaatcatatcatGCTatataaaggattttattagtaattattaaagttttccattataaaatgtagacTGCACAGACTACAGACAATTTAGTGCTCACCTTTTTTCTGTTTTgcaaatgattattataatgaatgtGTGGAAAAACCAAACATaacattacttaatttatgaACAGTTAAATTATACCTTAATTTCATAATCGGCTCGTTCTTTCTCAAATCCCAAACGACGCATCTTGTTGCGAAAGTTGATCCTAAGATGTGTTGAACCtgttacaaattacaaaataaatatgaaactgtACACTTTTTTTACTCAGTCCTTTCATAGGATACAAAATACAGATTAGACAAcgatccatacttccataactatattaatattaattaatattaaaaattcgaaAACCTGTCTGTTTGTGACACATATTGTCACAAACAGACAGGTTTTGACACATATTGTATTAGTCATAGCTAAACCACtgagccgattttgattaaatttgaaataaatatagtgaaTGACCCGAGATCAGACATAGGATAGGCAagagctagtataaaatattgcattttggCTGAACCACGAGAAagtgtttttgaaaataaactataaagagcactgtcccggatagacaggggcgggttcaattcccgctcgattccagattttttttcatgtcataattatgatcaaagactatttttatttatttatttttattttataacacactagCAGCTCATTCAGTTTGGAGATTTTATCCAATCTGTTCTTTAAACTATAAAGACATTTTTTCTTATGAAACAAAAGATGACGACAGTAGAATACCTGTTGATTCCAGGCTAATCCTTGCACATGATCCAGCGGCTGACTCTTGTTCCCCGGGGCCATGGGCTGGCTGGTGTTGTTCAGGTCCCAGATGAAGATCTCCGACTCAGACGCTCCGGACGCGAGCAGATTCTTCTGGTACGGGTTGATGTCGAGTGCTGACACGTGGCCTGGTGAGGATATCATACTGAGGAtatcatgtatatttttcttcccaatatatctttcttttcctattctctctctctctccatGCTCTCTCTCCCCAatcgtctctctctctctctctctcatcttcactTGTTCCTGGTTGCATATGGTGTTGTGATGGGGCAAAGCAATGTAAAAAGAATGCTTCTAATAAAGGTTATGTgtcaatatatgtaaaataaatacagtgaggcttaaaaacacaattttttaaatcataaattttctACAACATTGTATAAAGGTAAGTAGTATATGTTtaaatcttcttcatagtggtattcctcatggctgagggtcgtggtcattacatgtaatgaaacacacacaacaactttcttggcattattaatggagtggtttgccattgccttctccatttcacacacaagttaataataatcaaccagtgtgcaggtttcctcacgatgttttccttcaccggaagcaagcggtctataaaaactactatacatgagtcagattggtatacaaactcatgtggcacgagtaggattcgaacctgggaccttttgatccacaggcgggcgtcttaaccattacaccaccactgcttcatGTTTATATGCagttgttcaaataaaaatcttgacTATGCTCCCATATgccattacatttttaagttGGGCAAATGATACGGTTCACAGATAGTGTTATCACTAACCATTAACTTTAGTAGCTGTGTTATTCATTTCGGTAGACAACaaacataacattattttgtaatactaaatcatattataatattaatcccATTTATACACTGCATAGCTATTGTCGTTACTGATTTTAAGTGCCATGCATTTtgtttgtgagaaattacaCGAATGTGCACATggcgattaaaaaaaataattttcaatgataTCAATTATCGGATTGTAGGACTTCTCTGTTTTTAAGGTACTGTGTTTAGAAACGGAAAAGTTTGAGCAATAAGGGATAACTAGCTTGTGTGTAAATAACGAGTTAAAAATAACTCATCCGATTTGCATGGTTTTCTGTATATttcgttttattaataattttaatgtgtttGATCTCAATCTAGCCAGATGACATGCAAGCAAGGATTTTGAATAGTCaccaaaataacaatttatcatTTACCCTATTGTTTATAAGGTTTGCATGTAAAACATTACGATCTATTCTTAATACTGAAAAAAGTAGAGTATTTTAGTAGACCTCAATACAAGATCCTCTTTGTAATCAAAATCCATCTACTTATACTTCTAATTATTTTaggtttcattttattatttgaagacCTCGGttcgcagtggtaaagtgcatgcctctgaaccgagaggtcccgggtttgatccccggtcgggtcatgatggaaaattatctttttctgattggcccgggtcttggatgtttatatatgtctatatatgtatttgttataaaatatagtatagttgagttagtatcccataacacaagtctcgaacttactttggggctagctcaatctgtgtgattgtcctaatataattatatttatttatttatttaggttttattttttatgctgcCACAGACCCATGAGAGAGTTACTAGTGTCATATTAGTTTGTGTACATATAAACACACAAAGATTAGAGCGAGTGATTTGAATCATAGTCACATACACACCATTGTGTTTGGTGTTGCTGCCAAGTAATGCATCACTGGAATTCTTCAAGAGTTTATCGGCACTGTAAAACTCCAGTAATCCCCCATCACATCCACCAACTATAATGTTTGCTCCAGACCATACTAGTTTTTGAAACctgtaatcattattttaagttacacACACTTGCCCAAAGATCTTAttgtgttaattaaaattttaaaatatatttataggtataaatagatattaattggctataaatataggtatattttaaaatttatatttatagatataaattttaaaatatacctataggtaGGATTTTAGAGACACATAAGCTTAAGAGCACATGCTCTTGTATATCATTACTCATGTTTATTAACAAGACATAAATCCTAAGTATTAGAAAAAATCCTAAGTAATACTAACCATACAGAAATACTTAATaggcaacaaataaatattttattataatagaagaTACActagtacaatatataaatgtgtacAAAACTATCAAGAGcctattaaaatttgaaaatattataattcgtCAAATATCATCGTGTTGTAGAGTTtgtagcaaataaaaaaattctgatCCATTTTTAGCACAGATTTGAAAGTGTAAGAATATAACGAGACAACAATAGACACCAATACTTACTTGTGCTGTGTCTGTAGGCTAGATTTTAGCTCTAAATCCAGTCCAGAGTCCTGTAAGTTCAGCCCATACAGTTCTAAATATGCATTCGAGCTAAAGGAGGCATCAACTTGCTGCCCTGCCGAGCCGGCCGCCAATAAGATGGGATACTGCTCCGCCGGCGACCAGCTCACGTTCACCGTCCTCTTCAACTCTTTCAATTTCATCTTAAAGCCACAATCTCACTGAAAAAACGTAAAAACACTGCCTAATAATCACCGAAACTAATCTTATTTGAGTAATTATGTCACACTATTGGAACGCGTCCCACAGGATAACTATGAATGCTGGCCACACGGATCAAATTCACAACAACAAGggttcaattaaaatttattttttaccacaaTCTCaacagattttaataaaacaaataattatttaccatAAAAACACCGTGTTGGCACTTCCAACGTGGCTGACGTAAATACTTACTACTCgtaatttgacattttaacATTTGACAGTGTTGACAAAGTGTCATTTTTAGCTAAGTTCAGAAACGCTAAGGATGATATGAAGTACAAACTTACCAAATTTAATCGATTTGATTTCCTTGACAACACTTTTTATAGTCAtacgtaaaaatatgtatcaaCTAAGCAAGAATTACTCTCGTTTTAGTTGTGGCATTTAATTTCGCTCTATAATGTTATTTGTTGCTGTCCATCTATAAACtgataaagaaaagaaaatagaatataaatcgCTGACAAATATTGATACTGATAGATTACGCTTGATGATTACTTGAtcaaaagatatattattattattatttaattttgtaagacttatttaatgtttattacagTAACTAACTCATACAAATCATTTGCGTTAGTTGAAAGTTTAGTTGCCTGagtgtaacttttttatatttttagttaagtgCTTGTCTTTGGAGAACAAATCTGTAAAAATTATAGCTAGAGACAGACCCTGAGCTCAATCTAACGTAAGTATACCTAACAGTgtaaatgtacctacctacctttaCTACCTAGGTACATCTATatgcaaacaaacatttttagtaCACCTACGTACTTACTTGCATACGGCAGCAAAGTTTCGCACTTGTTGAAAAGGATGCAACTATGTAACTATATGTATGACTACCCAGTGCTAAAAATAGACATAACAATACAACTGTTTTAAAAGCCTAGAAAAacctgtttttaattttttttagagagCTAACCAATCAAAATGCCTTTGGTAATGAACACAGCAGAATGGAACAGGATCGTCAGCTGGACAGATAAGGACAAAGAAGATCCGGAAGTGGTCCGCAAACGAGAATATGTACGATTTCTTGACACAGAAAGCAACAAAATGACAAAGGATTGGCCAAATTCCGTAGAGGTGAAcgatatacctaattattccCAACTATACACAATGCTTTACATTTATGAGTAtctttgatattataaacttctattaatatgaaataggATTCATTTTTACCTTATAAGGTATGGAAACCTAAAACAaacttagtttaaatttagttttactaACGTTCATCTTTGTTCAGTAAAACGGGTTCCTTAActgaaaatgtatatacagaaaaaacactttatttataggtaccgTTTGGGTTAATGAAAGATCATACCTATCATGTAAACTTTTCTGGAAAATCCAGAACAAACCATATCATGTGATATCATTTACAGAATGTTAACAAACGTAATGAAGAGCTGCGACAAGCACGTATTGCGGCAGCGGAACAAGCTAACACCAAATTCTATAAGCGATATGTCAAGAGAAAGAAGGAGGAACAGCAGAGGCTTATGTACAGCGCGCGAGAtaccattttcaaaaacaaagatGCACCTAAATTAATGCTCAGgtatgttttttactttaataatagAGGGTACCTACCCAATATGTCTTTCACGTGGTCAGAGAAATCTTTAAATTCCGCCATATCTTCTGTTTCACTCATACACAAGGAGAAACAGGACAACAAGCTCATTCTGTCTCATGCGTCTACGCACGCTAAACCCTTGTCAATTTCtctaagtttatatattttatactctattttttgttcttaGTGCCGTAATAGAGACGGTAGTACAAAAGGAACGGGCAGAGCAACTAAAATTCTTAGGAGAATTACGGCGGCAGGCCGAGGAAGAGAAGCGGCATGACGATGATGAGATTATAAGAAAGGCCAAGGAGTGGAACGATCTTATGGCTCTAAAGAAAAAACGACGCTTTGACGTAAATAAACAACATCAGAAAGAAATACTTGATCAGTAAGTGTTCGAATCGATTTATTCGATAGAATATcgattttatataagttttgaactttgtttaaaatacGAAATGTCTATTGCCGGTATTAGTTAGTACTAAAAATCCTAGAAAAAAAgatcgatcgatcgatcgGTCGATACAACATGGCGTCTGACTAGTCGACGCGGTAGAtttgaataacattttcattttacaaaactttCCTTATTTTTAGAGCTCACGAGATAACAGAGCGAAATAGAAAAGAATATGAAACTGAACTAGAAATGCAAAAGATCGATAATATAAAAGCAGAACAGGAAATGGATGCCATCAAAGAATTCGAGGAATTATGCGTGAGTTTAAGTATtactctatttatttttacctataaaaaaataaataacttgtaCAATATGTAGTTAATGaaatgtggtcgtccaaatcaaaaggaaccttatggcggctagcacttaggtctataataccatttttttgtattggaacaacggtaataaggtttttaataaaggaaaggtttttaataaaggatttatttattttaatgtaataaatagtcCAAATTTGGGAATAACTTGAATCCAATCActagtaagtacctagtttTAAATGTTGCTGTGTAGAAAGCAGAAGAAAAGAAGCGCATTTGGCACGACATGGAAATGTCGCGCAAGGAGGCTGAGCGGCGGGCGCGCGAGGCCCAGGCTCGCGACGAGCTCGACGACAAGCTGATCGACGTGCTGCAGCGTTCCCGCGCCAGGACTGAGGCCACGAGGAATGCTACTGAGAAAGAAGTACGTAATCTTGCtatctaattattatttttttattgcgtagTAGGTAAAcgatttgtttgtaaacaaacattttttgaacACCTGcggttttattaatatcttatCAAACCTTTATTGAAAGCCACAATGTTGTGCAGACCTATTTGTCGGGTATACCTCTGGTAGATAATGTCACTACATCAGTGTCATTTTGTACAATGTGTGAAATAGGACAATGCGTACTGTTGTTCCATCAAGGTGATGAGGTTTCGCCTACTTAATGTTTCTCGTTTCGTACAACATTCGTGGCAGGTTGGGTAGGTCTGAAAGCTGTGAACTGTACcgtgttaaaattatacttttgttTAATGTATAACACTTAGGTACCTTTAAAAGCACTAAACTGGGTGGGAGACCCGGTGACCTGTCTGACAGGTGTCATTGGCACTCATTGGTTAAAAATCCTTTGtgcagtcaacagcacatcaactaCCCAaactcattgcaaactcgtcgctattaccgcgccatagaggttcatgcagggtaactcgatgtgttgttgactgtacgactcattttattaaagagcaaaataaagttttctttatttaaatgtagttAAAAGCGGAGAAGCTCCGCGTGTTGGAGAAGATCAGTCAGCGGCTGGAGTCGGGCAGCGCGGACCGCGACGCCCGTGAACAGGCCGTGCTGGAGAAGGCCCGCGACCAGCGGATCGCCGCGTGAGCactctttttcttctccagcACTAGCTGCCGTCTGTTTCATGTTCGCGTGTTCCTTGTTGCATTCAGCACTGCAATGCCCCGAACCCCGAGTTCAACAGTCGGTTATTCTTAAAATGTTCAAGATTCGGCTGGATTTTTACAAACCTCCTTGGGAATTTCTTACTTTAATTTAGTTGGCCGTTTCTCTTGAGAAATAAACTGACGGTTTGCGAAAAGGGCCGATTGTTTCACTATGACATTGAACGGAAATGACTTTCTGTGAGATCGTCGTGGTCGTGGCACTCGTAGCCGACTTTTGgggattgttttttttttttttgtagatatgTAACTAACTATACCTAAAATGTTACTGCAGCATGGATGCCCGGGCGAAGGCGCAAGAGGAAAAGCTGGCTCGGTTCAAACAGGATCGCATCGACTCCAGGAAGAAATTCCTTCAGGACGAGGCGCAGCGGTTGCACGAGCTGCACACCATGCGTCAGTGGGAGATGATGAACAGGTCGGTACTGGTACACTCTGGACTAGTGATGTGAAATTTGGGCACGTCGCCAGGAATTTTGAGTAACGGAA from Plodia interpunctella isolate USDA-ARS_2022_Savannah chromosome 14, ilPloInte3.2, whole genome shotgun sequence carries:
- the LOC128675332 gene encoding trichohyalin-like, which codes for MPLVMNTAEWNRIVSWTDKDKEDPEVVRKREYVRFLDTESNKMTKDWPNSVENVNKRNEELRQARIAAAEQANTKFYKRYVKRKKEEQQRLMYSARDTIFKNKDAPKLMLSAVIETVVQKERAEQLKFLGELRRQAEEEKRHDDDEIIRKAKEWNDLMALKKKRRFDVNKQHQKEILDQAHEITERNRKEYETELEMQKIDNIKAEQEMDAIKEFEELCKAEEKKRIWHDMEMSRKEAERRAREAQARDELDDKLIDVLQRSRARTEATRNATEKELKAEKLRVLEKISQRLESGSADRDAREQAVLEKARDQRIAAMDARAKAQEEKLARFKQDRIDSRKKFLQDEAQRLHELHTMRQWEMMNRFKNEELYEEFQEKLRKERERKIQEYRADILKLWKERSERDGRERAETRTFYGALALRKLRAADNQLLAHADQLIEEAKANHRPVRPLLRAVDRYCKLYRLYPMPELPQSMRPHFQDLYAPWDGSRPDADYRQPAAPPADRGPDAPDDDDAAEDATARRDGMQTLKQAEPYKPPPKVEKKSDDYKRQGKANGMQRSNKQHDLLAGFLPPVCPTRDCSCDLKK